A genomic stretch from Serratia entomophila includes:
- a CDS encoding DUF1330 domain-containing protein: MNKGYLIAHVTVSDAVAYAEYAKAAGEAMQAFSPKVIAWSGQYENLEGESHERHVVFEFASFAEAKRFYESPEYQAARAIRAGAASGTFVLVEGGA; the protein is encoded by the coding sequence ATGAATAAAGGTTATTTAATCGCGCATGTCACAGTATCCGACGCTGTTGCCTACGCCGAATATGCCAAAGCTGCCGGAGAAGCAATGCAGGCGTTCAGTCCTAAGGTTATTGCTTGGTCTGGGCAATATGAAAACCTTGAGGGAGAATCTCATGAACGGCACGTCGTTTTTGAGTTTGCTTCTTTTGCCGAGGCCAAGCGTTTTTATGAGAGTCCTGAATATCAGGCAGCCAGGGCAATACGTGCAGGTGCTGCGAGCGGAACTTTTGTACTGGTTGAAGGAGGCGCTTAA